A region from the Kryptolebias marmoratus isolate JLee-2015 linkage group LG9, ASM164957v2, whole genome shotgun sequence genome encodes:
- the egr1 gene encoding early growth response protein 1, with protein sequence MAAAKTEMILPALQISEPLSFPHSPMDNYPKLEEVMMLSSAGTPFLTASAPEGAGFGSGEPGEQYDHLPGDTLSEIPFSCEKPVVEQTYSSQRLPPISYTGRFTLEPASTCSNSLWAEPILGLFTNLMGSVAPSSNSSSASAQTTSSSSSVIPSSSTSSSTSSTSQNSSLSSSIHHSEPNPIYSAAPTYSSPNSDIFPDQGQAFPPSSGAAQYPPPAYPNNKTCSFPVPMIPDYLFPQQQGEISLVPPDQKPFQSQSSQPSLTPLSTIKAFATQTGSQDLKSVYQSQLIKPSRMRKYPTRPSKTPPHERPYACPVETCDRRFSRSDELTRHIRIHTGQKPFQCRICMRNFSRSDHLTTHIRTHTGEKPFACEICGRKFARSDERKRHTKIHLRQKDKKAEKAGAVAVTSAPVSAASPASSYPSPITSYPSPVSSYSSPVTSCYSSPVHTSYPSPSVATTYPSVSMSTTFQSQVASSFPSSVASNIYSSPIPTPLSDMQTTLSPRTIEIC encoded by the exons ATGGCTGCAGCCAAGACCGAGATGATCCTCCCTGCCCTGCAGATATCGGAGCCTCTGAGCTTCCCTCACTCCCCCATGGATAACTACCCCAAGCTGGAGGAGGTGATGATGCTCAGCTCTGCGGGGACCCCCTTCCTCACCGCCTCGGCACCCGAAGGTGCGGGCTTTGGCTCTGGCGAGCCAGGAGAGCAGTACGACCACCTTCCAGGAG ATACATTATCTGAAATCCCCTTCAGCTGTGAGAAGCCAGTTGTGGAGCAGACCTACTCCTCCCAGAGGCTGCCCCCTATCTCTTACACTGGCCGCTTCACCCTTGAACCCGCCAGCACATGCAGCAACAGCCTCTGGGCGGAGCCCATCTTGGGCCTGTTCACCAATCTGATGGGCAGCGTTGCTCCCTCGTCCAACTCTTCTTCTGCCTCCGCACAGACcacctcgtcctcctcttccgTCATACCATCGTCCTCCACCTCTTCTTCAACCTCCTCGACGTCTCAGAACTCCAGCCTCAGCTCCTCAATTCACCACAGTGAGCCCAACCCAATCTACTCAGCTGCCCCGACCTACTCCAGCCCCAACTCTGACATCTTCCCAGACCAGGGCCAGGCTTTCCCCCCCTCATCTGGGGCGGCTCAGTACCCTCCCCCTGCCTACCCCAACAACAAGACCTGCAGCTTCCCCGTGCCCATGATTCCTGACTACCTCTTCCCACAGCAGCAGGGAGAAATCAGTCTGGTACCCCCAGACCAAAAACCCTTCCAGAGTCAGTCAAGCCAGCCCTCTCTCACTCCTCTGTCCACCATCAAGGCCTTTGCCACTCAGACTGGTTCCCAGGACTTAAAAAGTGTCTACCAGTCCCAGCTGATAAAGCCCAGCCGCATGCGCAAGTACCCCACCCGGCCAAGCAAGACACCACCTCACGAAAGGCCCTATGCTTGCCCTGTGGAGACCTGCGATCGCCGTTTCTCACGCTCCGACGAGCTGACACGTCACATCCGCATCCACACAGGTCAGAAGCCTTTCCAGTGTCGCATCTGCATGCGAAACTTCAGCCGCAGCGACCACCTGACAACGCACATCCGCACTCACACCGGGGAGAAGCCCTTCGCCTGCGAGATCTGCGGACGCAAGTTTGCCCGCAGCGACGAGAGGAAAAGGCACACAAAGATCCACCTACGGCAGAAGGACAAGAAGGCAGAGAAGGCAGGAGCTGTGGCAGTGACATCAGCGCCGGTATCGGCTGCTTCGCCCGCCTCCAGCTACCCCTCTCCCATCACCTCCTACCCCTCTCCAGTGTCTTCTTACTCCTCTCCAGTCACCTCCTGCTACTCCTCTCCAGTCCACACTTCCTATCCGTCTCCTTCCGTCGCCACCACCTATCCGTCAGTGTCCATGTCCACCACCTTTCAGTCCCAAGTTGCCTCCTCCTTCCCGTCCTCGGTTGCATCGAACATCTACAGCTCCCCCATCCCCACCCCGCTTTCAGACATGCAGACCACCCTCTCCCCAAGGACAATCGAGATCTGCTAA